The Butyrivibrio fibrisolvens genome window below encodes:
- a CDS encoding MATE family efflux transporter produces MDSLGVIVVEVEARKKLIDTSFYRHLWRIVFPIIIQNLLSAAVSSADVIMLNYVGQSALSASALAVQYVNVISMVIYGMGTGATMLCAQYWGKGDPRAVEKVQGIALRITIIVGILVTLCSVTIPRYMMLLFTPEEEIIDLGIIYLRIVSFGLIFWCISEVYIAVIRSIGRVSEATIISITAPVLNVFFNAVFIFGLFGMPKLGIAGVALGTSLSRFIQFVICLVFSKKSKDVKLNFAKIFESNKLLWRDFLKIAIPAVLNDVSWGLAYSTYSIIMGHLGSDVVAANSVVTVARNFGTVVGFALASATGIILGQMLGRNDFEKAKAGAHRLVILSAVTGLIGGLIILLVSPLIVSGASLTPQAKDLLKFMLMLQSYYCMGQTVNTSIIVGVFRAGGDTRFGFICDTIDMWVYAVPLGFIAAFVLKLPVKWVYFLLLTDEFVKWPVVFKRYFSYKWVKNITRDNI; encoded by the coding sequence ATGGATAGTTTAGGAGTAATAGTAGTAGAAGTGGAAGCAAGGAAAAAACTGATCGACACATCTTTTTACAGGCATTTATGGAGGATTGTATTCCCCATAATCATACAGAATCTATTAAGCGCAGCCGTATCATCGGCTGATGTTATCATGCTCAATTATGTCGGGCAGAGCGCTCTGTCTGCATCTGCGCTTGCTGTGCAGTATGTGAATGTTATAAGTATGGTTATCTACGGAATGGGAACAGGTGCTACTATGCTCTGTGCCCAGTACTGGGGCAAGGGTGATCCAAGAGCCGTAGAGAAGGTCCAGGGTATAGCTCTTCGTATTACGATTATAGTTGGAATCCTGGTGACGCTTTGCTCTGTCACTATTCCCAGATATATGATGCTGTTATTTACTCCTGAAGAAGAGATAATAGATCTTGGTATCATCTATTTAAGGATTGTTTCATTTGGCCTTATATTCTGGTGTATATCAGAAGTATACATAGCTGTAATAAGAAGTATAGGACGAGTTTCTGAAGCTACTATCATTAGTATCACAGCGCCTGTTCTCAATGTCTTTTTTAATGCTGTATTTATCTTCGGACTTTTTGGAATGCCAAAGCTGGGGATAGCCGGAGTTGCTCTTGGTACCAGTCTGTCACGTTTTATCCAGTTTGTGATCTGCCTTGTTTTTTCCAAAAAATCCAAGGATGTCAAATTAAACTTTGCCAAGATATTTGAAAGTAATAAGCTCTTGTGGAGAGATTTTCTTAAGATTGCAATACCTGCAGTTTTAAATGATGTATCCTGGGGACTTGCATATTCTACGTATTCTATCATAATGGGTCATCTGGGCTCGGACGTTGTTGCTGCCAATTCTGTTGTAACAGTTGCTAGGAATTTTGGAACGGTAGTAGGATTTGCCCTTGCATCAGCAACAGGTATCATCTTAGGTCAGATGCTTGGACGTAATGATTTTGAAAAAGCAAAAGCAGGAGCTCACAGACTAGTCATACTATCAGCGGTAACAGGACTAATAGGTGGTCTTATCATACTACTGGTATCGCCTCTAATAGTATCAGGAGCTTCACTGACACCTCAGGCCAAAGACCTTCTTAAGTTCATGCTCATGCTTCAAAGCTATTACTGTATGGGACAGACTGTTAATACATCTATAATAGTAGGTGTATTCAGGGCGGGCGGAGATACAAGGTTTGGCTTTATCTGTGACACGATCGATATGTGGGTATATGCCGTACCGCTTGGCTTTATAGCAGCTTTTGTTTTAAAGCTGCCTGTCAAATGGGTATACTTTTTGCTTCTTACAGATGAGTTTGTAAAGTGGCCTGTAGTATTCAAAAGGTATTTTAGCTATAAATGGGTCAAAAACATTACAAGAGATAATATCTGA
- a CDS encoding class I SAM-dependent methyltransferase: MNDYENHMSLDSVKQLQIMNSIMKEQFESYPVSTAMILGVAGGNGLEHVSRDKYRTVYGVDINEDYLRIVSERYAYLSDVLKCLKIDLIGDADQLPGAQLLIANLLIEYIGYDVFQRVVCKVIPEYVSCLIQINVDDKQWVSDSPYLHAFDGLDEVHHQMDEKSLLTKMQEIGYKDILQTRIPLPNGKAFIRMDFQNGKMG, translated from the coding sequence TTGAATGATTATGAGAATCATATGAGCCTCGATTCTGTTAAACAACTCCAAATTATGAATTCAATAATGAAGGAGCAGTTTGAATCTTATCCGGTTTCGACGGCTATGATCCTTGGAGTCGCCGGTGGAAATGGCTTGGAACATGTAAGCCGGGATAAATACCGGACTGTTTATGGAGTGGATATCAATGAAGATTATCTTCGAATAGTTTCGGAACGATATGCATATTTGTCTGATGTACTGAAATGCTTGAAGATAGATCTGATTGGCGATGCGGATCAGCTTCCCGGGGCACAGTTGCTGATAGCAAACCTTCTCATAGAATATATTGGGTATGATGTTTTTCAGAGAGTAGTTTGTAAAGTAATTCCTGAATATGTTTCATGTTTGATTCAGATCAATGTGGATGATAAGCAGTGGGTATCAGATTCTCCATATTTGCATGCGTTTGACGGGCTGGATGAGGTACATCATCAGATGGATGAGAAATCTCTTTTAACAAAAATGCAGGAGATAGGATATAAGGACATACTCCAAACAAGGATCCCGCTTCCTAATGGAAAGGCATTTATCAGAATGGATTTTCAAAATGGAAAAATGGGATAG
- a CDS encoding MerR family transcriptional regulator, with translation MKTVNEVSKLTGVSIRTLQYYDKIGLLKPAEYTESGYRLYDDAALERLQQILLFRELEFPLKDIKDIVTRSDFDKRLALDQQIELLELKKEHIENLISMCRGLKLRGVRHLDFTAFDSSKLDEYAKRAKEQWGNTPEYKEFEEKNGKRSKSEEKSMMADFMKIFEEFGAMKDQDPASAEVQNQVRKLQSFITEHFYKCSNEILSGLGKMYAGGGEFTENIDKMGGEGTAEFTHRAIQIYCG, from the coding sequence ATGAAGACAGTAAATGAAGTGAGTAAACTGACTGGAGTGAGTATACGCACGCTGCAGTATTACGATAAGATAGGACTCTTAAAGCCGGCGGAGTATACCGAGTCCGGATACAGGCTGTATGACGATGCGGCGCTGGAGAGACTTCAGCAGATTTTACTGTTTCGTGAGCTTGAGTTTCCGCTTAAGGATATCAAGGATATCGTAACCAGATCTGATTTTGACAAGAGATTGGCACTTGATCAGCAGATAGAACTTCTTGAATTAAAGAAGGAACATATCGAAAATCTGATCAGTATGTGCCGTGGATTAAAACTGAGAGGAGTGAGACATTTGGATTTTACAGCATTTGATTCAAGTAAATTAGACGAATACGCTAAGCGCGCAAAAGAGCAGTGGGGCAATACTCCGGAATATAAGGAATTCGAAGAGAAGAACGGTAAGCGGTCAAAGAGCGAAGAAAAAAGTATGATGGCCGATTTTATGAAAATCTTTGAAGAGTTCGGAGCTATGAAGGATCAGGATCCTGCTTCTGCAGAAGTACAGAATCAGGTAAGGAAGCTGCAGAGTTTTATTACCGAGCATTTTTATAAGTGTTCTAATGAAATTCTTTCCGGACTTGGTAAGATGTATGCCGGTGGCGGCGAATTCACCGAGAATATTGATAAGATGGGTGGAGAAGGAACTGCTGAATTTACTCATCGGGCGATACAGATCTACTGCGGATGA
- a CDS encoding dihydropteridine reductase gives MNDLDKVYAESVAKDYMPKETNKVRQLKKLDERAKLPAFITAMTLGIIGTLIFGTGMCFGLSVFGTGVIFMVIGVLLGIVGAAVCIINYPLYKKLLKKGKEKYAFEILELAKEITGEA, from the coding sequence ATGAACGATTTAGATAAGGTTTATGCAGAAAGTGTTGCAAAGGATTACATGCCAAAGGAAACAAATAAGGTAAGGCAGCTTAAAAAGCTTGATGAAAGAGCAAAGCTTCCGGCATTTATAACAGCCATGACGCTTGGAATTATTGGGACTTTGATCTTTGGCACAGGAATGTGCTTTGGACTTAGCGTCTTTGGAACAGGAGTAATTTTCATGGTCATTGGGGTGCTGCTAGGAATAGTAGGTGCTGCTGTCTGTATCATCAACTATCCTTTATACAAAAAGCTCCTTAAAAAGGGCAAGGAAAAATATGCCTTTGAGATTCTGGAACTTGCAAAAGAGATAACAGGAGAAGCATAA
- a CDS encoding NAD-dependent epimerase/dehydratase family protein, with the protein MSKTNKMYLVTGAAGFLGSTVCRKLVERNKKVRAFVLEGDKSAKYLPEEVEIAYGDLCNKDDLERFFETPEDTEVIVLHIASIVTVNPDYSQKVMDVNVGGTENIIEMCKEHKVSKLVYCSSTGAIPEEEKGTIRECEGSIPLDPERIKGCYSLSKAMATNAVLKAAKEGLNACVVHPSGILGPEDFAMGETTKTLVDIINGEMPAGIDGSFNLCDVRDLADGLIGAADKGKSGECYILGNEPVSFKDFTKLVSEESGCKQMKFFLPISVANLIAGVLEKKAKKTGEKPLMTTFSVYNLARNNRFDSSKASKDLGYTTRSYRETIRDEIRWLKETGKIA; encoded by the coding sequence ATGAGCAAAACAAATAAGATGTATCTGGTAACAGGAGCAGCAGGATTTCTTGGAAGCACAGTCTGCAGAAAGCTTGTTGAAAGAAATAAAAAAGTAAGGGCGTTTGTCCTTGAAGGCGACAAGTCAGCAAAATATCTTCCTGAGGAAGTTGAAATAGCATACGGCGATCTTTGTAACAAAGATGACCTGGAAAGATTCTTTGAGACGCCTGAAGATACAGAAGTGATCGTGCTCCACATAGCGAGCATCGTAACAGTAAATCCTGATTACAGTCAGAAAGTTATGGATGTAAATGTCGGTGGAACAGAAAACATCATAGAGATGTGCAAAGAGCACAAAGTATCAAAGCTTGTCTATTGCTCATCAACAGGAGCAATACCTGAGGAAGAAAAAGGAACCATAAGAGAGTGCGAAGGATCTATTCCCCTTGATCCTGAGAGAATCAAAGGCTGCTACTCATTGTCAAAGGCTATGGCAACAAACGCGGTGCTCAAAGCTGCAAAGGAAGGCCTTAACGCCTGTGTTGTTCATCCATCAGGAATCCTTGGACCTGAAGACTTTGCAATGGGTGAGACCACAAAGACTCTGGTTGATATCATCAATGGTGAGATGCCCGCCGGAATTGACGGAAGCTTTAATCTGTGTGATGTAAGAGATCTGGCTGACGGACTCATTGGGGCAGCTGATAAGGGCAAAAGCGGAGAGTGCTACATCCTTGGAAATGAGCCTGTTAGTTTTAAGGATTTTACAAAGCTTGTTTCAGAGGAGAGCGGTTGCAAGCAGATGAAGTTCTTTTTACCAATATCAGTAGCAAACCTGATTGCCGGGGTACTTGAGAAAAAGGCTAAGAAGACTGGAGAAAAGCCTCTTATGACAACTTTCTCCGTTTACAATCTTGCAAGAAACAACCGATTTGATTCAAGTAAAGCAAGTAAGGATCTGGGTTATACCACAAGGTCGTATAGAGAGACCATACGTGACGAGATCAGATGGCTCAAAGAAACAGGAAAGATCGCATAA
- a CDS encoding IS110 family transposase: protein MISVGIDVSKGKSTVCILKPYGEIVCSPFEMQHVEKGLDGLDSILQKLDGEIRIVMEATGIYHLPVLTYLTEKGYFVSVVNPFVMKSFAKDNNFRGAKTDKLDSVMIANYGIEKWFKLQKYEGAEEVYAELKLLGRRYRYYMELHVKALQELTHILDYVMPGIKKKFNSWNESNNKDKLSDFVEKFWHYDVITSMSLEKFTDEYLLWAKEKKYHRSRSKAEEVYELASGGIPTLSSSTPSTKMLVQEAVSVLRAIDSSLATILARMQVLAKSLPEYSTVREMGGVGDVLAPKLIAEIGDVRKLHSAKALIACAGIDPPPYESGQFVGTNRRMTKRGSSTLRKVGYEVMRVLKSHPAPKDAAVYNYIIKKENEGKCKKHAKIAGLNKFLRIYYARVTAVYK from the coding sequence ATGATTAGTGTTGGAATTGATGTATCAAAAGGAAAAAGCACTGTCTGCATACTTAAGCCGTATGGAGAAATAGTGTGCAGTCCTTTTGAAATGCAACATGTTGAGAAGGGGCTAGACGGACTCGATAGTATTCTCCAGAAGTTAGATGGTGAAATACGTATAGTCATGGAAGCAACGGGCATCTATCACTTGCCAGTATTGACTTATCTTACAGAGAAAGGCTATTTCGTATCTGTAGTAAATCCTTTTGTGATGAAGTCATTCGCAAAGGATAACAACTTTAGGGGTGCAAAAACTGACAAACTTGATTCGGTCATGATTGCTAATTATGGAATTGAAAAGTGGTTTAAACTCCAAAAGTATGAAGGTGCCGAAGAGGTATATGCTGAGTTGAAGCTGCTAGGGCGCAGATATAGGTACTATATGGAACTCCATGTTAAGGCTTTACAAGAATTAACTCATATCCTCGATTATGTCATGCCTGGAATCAAGAAAAAGTTTAATAGCTGGAACGAATCAAACAACAAGGACAAGTTAAGCGATTTTGTGGAAAAGTTCTGGCATTATGATGTAATTACTTCCATGAGTCTTGAAAAGTTCACAGATGAGTACCTTCTCTGGGCAAAAGAAAAGAAATATCACCGGAGCAGATCCAAAGCTGAAGAAGTCTATGAATTAGCATCCGGTGGTATTCCTACACTATCTTCCAGTACCCCATCGACCAAAATGTTAGTACAGGAAGCAGTATCAGTATTAAGGGCTATAGATAGCTCCTTGGCTACTATATTAGCACGAATGCAGGTTCTTGCTAAGTCCTTACCAGAATACTCTACAGTTAGAGAAATGGGTGGTGTTGGAGATGTGCTAGCGCCAAAACTAATTGCAGAAATAGGAGATGTAAGAAAACTTCATAGTGCAAAAGCTCTCATTGCTTGTGCCGGTATAGATCCACCGCCTTACGAGTCAGGACAATTTGTGGGCACAAATCGAAGGATGACAAAGAGAGGATCATCAACTTTACGAAAAGTAGGATATGAAGTAATGAGGGTACTTAAGAGTCATCCGGCGCCCAAAGATGCTGCTGTATATAATTATATAATCAAGAAAGAAAATGAGGGAAAGTGCAAAAAACACGCTAAAATAGCGGGATTAAATAAATTTCTACGTATATATTATGCAAGAGTAACCGCAGTCTACAAATAA